TCATAACCTGCAGCAGCAATTCTGAGTTGAATTTGATCCAAGCTGATAAGGCTGGGGTTGTAGTAAAGATTGAGCAGTTTGGTGTTCACATCCCAGTTAGCTTTTTTTACTCCCTTTATTTTGATGGCTTTTTCAATATTTTTTTTACACATACCGCAGTTACCTCCTACCTCAAAGCTGGTCTGCTCAAAATTCTTAGATTGAGCGCAGACGATGGTCCCTAAGAATAAACACAAGAATAAGACCCATAATCCTTTCATTTCAATTTATTTTCTAAAAGAACGGGTGGAGTGGGTAATGAGTTTAAAACTGCAAGGACTATATGCAAATTACACAGGCTAATGGGCATTCAATAACGAAGGATCGTGTTAAAAAAAGTTGGTATTTTGCCCCTTAAAACCAAGCACGACATGATTCAAAGAATTCAAACCATATGGTTGTTTCTGGCATCTTTGGCCTTTTCTGTAGCATTGTGGCCCTCCATTTCACTGGTTAGGACACCGGTTTTGGAGGAATCTGTGCTTGCTGACGGCAGAATTCAAATCTGGGAAAGCCATGTCCTGAGTTCAGGAGCGGTGATTTCCCTGATCTTAACAGTGGCTGCCATTTTTTTATACCGTAACCGCCCCAATCAGGTTTTGATTGCGAGCCTGGCAGCCCTTGTTCAGATTGTATTGGTTTTATTGTCAACATTTTATACGACATATAAGCTTGGGCAGTTTGATCAAATGGGTTTGGATCTGGGTGTTTTCACAGGCTTTGCAGGCGTGTTTTTGGTATGGTTAGCCGCCCGCGCCATCCGTAAAGACGAGGAAATAGTCAAATCCATGGATAGACTTCGATAAATTTTTTCAGAAAAGGGTATTAATAATCATCACTTGCCTTATCTTTGCACTCCTTAAAAGAAAAAGCATGGCAAATCATAAATCTGCGCTCAAGAGAATACGTCAAAACAAGGTGACAAGAATGGCCAACAGGTATTACAAAAAAACAACCCGTACGGCTGTTCAAAAACTCAGAAGTCTTACAGAAAGCTCTGAAGCCAAGAAGTTATTGCCAAGAGTCATCAGTATGATTGACCGTCTGGCAAAGAAAAACACCTGGCACAAAAATAAAGCATCCAATTTGAAAAGCAGCCTGACCAAACAAGTGGCCAGGATCGCCTGATCCAGTGATCAGAGCTTCTCAATTCATTCATAAAAATCGTGCAAGGAAATAAACCACTTTGCACGATTTTCATTTTAAAGGTACAAATCAATCATTTTTTCGGCTCATGAGAATTTCAGTGTATCGCAAGGCCCATTTTAATTCAGCCCACAGATTGTTTAATCCAGATTGGTCCGAAGAAAAAAACAAGGAAATTTTTGGAATTTGTTCCAGCCCTAATTTCCATGGGCACAACTATGAAGTAGAGCTAAAGGTCACCGGCGAATTGGATAAAGAGTCGGGTATCCTCATTGATCTTAGAAAATTAAAAGACTTATTGAAGGAAAAGGTAGAAGATCGCTATGATCACAAAAATCTGAATGTGGAGTGTCCTGAATTTAAAAACAAAGTCCCTTCCGCAGAGAATCTGTGTATCGAAATTTATCAGCTTGTTCGCCCGGAAATACCTGCAGCCATGGACATTGCCGTCCGGCTGTATGAGACTCCCCGCAATTATGTCGAATTTCCGGCTTAAGGCCTTTCAGACCTTTTGTACAGCTTGAGGGTTTTGACTACTTGTTGGTTCTGGCCGACCAGTCTCACCATATAGATGCCATCTGTCAACATGGAAATATCATAAGATTTTCCTTGAATCGCATTAAAACCCAACAGCTTTTTACCCATGATGTTATAAATTTCGATTCGGCTCAAGCCATAATTAAAATCTACGGTAAAACTATTTTGGGTGGGATTGGGGTACATCCGGATAAGTTGGGTTCTGGCCGGACCTTTGGTACTTAAGGATTTATTAAATAGGTAGTCGACTTTGAGCTTTTGGGTGGTATCCTGACGTTCAAACACATAGACTTCCACGTGGGCGCTGCCCTCTATTTCATGGTCAGCGACGTGCACATCCAGATTCATCAGTGCATTTGGCTCTACCGCATTGTAATTTTCCTCAGGACATCTGGTCACAAAACTGGGATAACAATTGAGATTGTCGCAAACGTAAGCTTCCCAACCTTCTGTAAGGGATACATCAATCCGTTCCCATAGCAATTCGATGGAACGGGTGTGGCGATTGGCCACTTTATTGTAGCATACATGCTCAAATACATTGGGGTCTGTAATAAATTCGATTTTGCATGGATTTTCTAAGGCCTCAAATTTGGTAATCTGGGCGGATACCATCTTAGAAACCATGAAACAGAACAAGGTGCAGTAAAATATCTTCATGACCATCCTATTTTAAGTACAGGATACAAAGATAATGTGAAAATCAGACAATTGGCCAATTTGTAAATCTGAAAATTGGAAAATTCGAGAATTCAGATGAACCCATGAATCAAATGATACAAATTAGGGGGTTAAAAACTCCGAGTGGAGCAACCGGACGGATGGTCAGTTAAATATAAGAAAAACCACCAGCTTAGAAAGTCTGTATTGAAATGCTCAGATATTGGGGGAAAAAGAAAAAGCCTTCTGGAGATGACAGAAGGCTTTTTAAAAAGAGGTTTTGTTTTAGATCTGTTTATTAGAAAACAGTGATTTTTTGTGTTTGAAGCCCCTTGGCTGTGCGAACTTCCACAGAGTACACTCCGGACTCAAGGTCCACAGCATAACTGAGGTTGTTAAGACCAGCCTGAAGACTCTGTCCATTCGCAAGTTGAGACACAAATCTTCCCTGCATGTCGAACAATCTGATATCCGCTTTGGCGCTCTCCTCCATTCTGACATCCATGTTGATCCTGTCTGAAACTGGATTTGGAAAGACTTTCATCGATTGAACGATACCGGGATCTTGTGTGCCTGAAGTTCCGTTTTTAATATTGACATCGTCCAGGAAATAAGCCCAGCCATTGCCTCCGGTTCCTCTGAATTGAACAAGAATTTCCGGGGTACCATCGAAAGCTGACAAATCAACTTTCTGGGCTTTCCACTGATCGGGTAGAGGCAGCCAAAATCCAGGAATGTGGCTATTGACCACATCCACTACTGGTACTGAAGCCATGCTGCTTCCAAAATCTGAATAAACGGTAGTCCATGTATCTCCGCAATCTGTGGAGATGAGAAGTTCCATTTTATCATTGCTATTTGCATCTTTCACCGCATAGGCATAATTCCAGCTGGCCTCTGTATTGATTCCTTGTGAAAGATCAATTTTGTCAAAATACAAAGAGGCCACCAATCCTCCCGATCCAGCATCGGAAAAGGCAAAAAACATGTTCCAGGCAGATTGGCCAAAGCCCCCCATCATGTGTGGGAAGTTATTACCCTGTGCAGCACTCGCTCTAAAGATTCTAAGTCCATTGGTTTGGACATAGGTTTTTGCGACGGGTGTAGTCCCGCTGCCTGTTTCAAATCCTTCATTTAAAGTATTGCCATTGGTAGCATTTGGAAAGGTTAATAATCTAAGCTGATCTTCAAAATTATTCACCACATTGCGGTCTCTGATTGCTCCTCCATTGATTCGATCGATGTAAATGTTAAAGGTAGCAGATCCGAGGTTTAATGGGAGGTTGTTAAAGGTATGGCTTGCCTTGTCACCGGGAAGCAAAGATCCGCTCCAGTTGATGCGGGGTCTTGCGACACCTGAATTTAATTGTACAAAATCGATGGAAGTAATCGGAGTAGAATCAGTAGAAACGTTTTCAAATTCCAAATCATAGGATACGGAATTATCACATTGGTCCACCCGGTTTTTCATGGTACCGGAGATTAAGTTGATGTCGAAATACCCACCCTGCGCCTGTTTGGGGGCAGAATAAGCAGCTTGAAATACTTCCCTGGCGCCTGCTCCTGAAACCACTGCATTTTGGACAAATGCCACTACAGAAAGTTCGTTGACAGAATATATGTAAGAGGGCACCGGCACTCTGAAACTAAAGCTTTTGGTTTCTCCCGGAGTGATGGCGGTCGTCAAACGAGTACCTGATTGGTTAGGGATCATTTTACGCATTACATGGGAAAATTCAATTTCTCCATTGGTAGCGGCCTGTCGCGGGAATCTGATTTTGCTTTCTGTAATTACTGTATGAAGAACATAGTTAGTTCCAGTGAAATCAACACTGCTCACGTTCTTAATGTCCACATTGATAGACATACTGTCCTTGCCGGCATCGAGGGTCACTTCGTGATTAACATTGAGTTCGATCGGCGAAGTAACCGCCATTCTGCTGTCCAAAGGAGCAGAATTAATTACCAGATTGATCGGATGCCCGTTGTGAGGAATGGTACCATCCAATCTACAAGAAGGGGCAGAGTTGATTCCGTAAAACTGATGTCTTGCCTGTGATTCAGGTATATTATGTCCATACATTGGATCACCTGTTGTGGGGATGTAACTTTGATATTTAAGCGCAATTACATTGGGTCCTCGTGATTCCAAAAAAGGGTCAAAAATCGGATTGGTGGATGCACATGGTGGGCAGGTTGCACTGGTGTATTCCTCAATGAGGACTTTGCGCACGGCCTGAGCGTCCAGGCTAAAAAAAGCAACGAACGCCAACAGAATGAGTAAGGTAAATTTTCTATTCATTTTGATTTGATTTTGTGATTTTATTTTTTCAAACTGCAATATTAGCGATTTATTAAATACGGATTTGGATTTAATTTGATTTTTCGACGAGATTTGGAGATGAATTGATCAAAACTTCGAGTACGATTGATGAAGTTATTCCTACTCCATTATTTATCAATTTTTTAAACATTAAGATTATTTTTATGATTATTTCTGATACAAGTTTGCTTCTCGAAATTTATCGACCGATCTCTCACAGAACAACGTTTAATTTTGATTTTTGTAAATTTGTGAGTTTATCTTCCGGCCTTAAAACGCACCAAATTGGCTAGAATCTGTATTATTGGCAATGGTATTTCAGGAATTACAGCAGCCAGACATCTCAGAAAAAAAACGAATCACGAAATCCTGGTCATTTCTGAGGAGAGCGAATATTTTTATAGCAGGACGGCTTTGATGTATGTCTATATGGGGCACATGCAATGGAAGGATCTGATGCCCTACCCGCCCGATTTTTGGACTAAGAACAGGATTGAGCTGTTGAAGACAAGAGTTAAGACCGTAAATTTTGGTGCAAAGAAAATTCATACGACCGAAGGTCAGGCTTTGGACTATGAACATCTGATTATTGCCACCGGCTCCGTTCCGACAAAATACAATTGGCCGGGTATGGAGCTCAACGGTGTTTTTAGTTTATATCACCGCTGGGATCTGGATGCCATCGAACAATGGTCTAAAAATATGCAGGAAGCTGTCATTGTAGGTGGTGGATTGATTGGAATCGAACTGGCTGAAATGCTAAATAGCAGAAAAATCAAAGTCACCATGTTGGTCAGAGAATCGGAATATGGGTCCTACGTGCTTCCCAACGAAGAGGCTAAGATGGTCTCAATGCACATCCGAAATCATGGAATTGATCTTCGCTTGGGTACTCAATTGGAACAAATTTGCGGAAAGGATCAGGTGGGTTCAGTTATTTCGGATCAAAGAGAGGAAATCCCATGTCAAATGTTGGGTATTTGCATTGGTGTGCGACCAAACATTGATGTGTTTCAGGAAAGCGGACTGGAATGTGATTTGGGTGTTTTGGTGGACGATCAGTTGAGAACCAACTTTCAGGATGTCTATGCGATTGGAGATTGTGCGCAACTTAGACATCCCCAGCCTGGAAGGAGGGCCATAGAACCACTCTGGTACACAGGAAGAATGATGGGAAAAACAGCGGCAGCCAACATCGCAGGAGAGCACTCGTCCTATCTTCCTGGAATTTGGTTTAACTCCGCTAAATTTTTTGACATCGAGTACCAGGTGTATGGTCAGATCCTGCCCAAAACACCAGAAAATATCCAAAGCATTTACTGGAGACATCCCACCAAAGAAAAGTCGATCCGGATCAATTATGAAAGGGAAAGTCTGGTGGTTACTGGATTTAATCTGATGGGATGTCGTTTCAGGCAAGAGGTTTGTGAGCTGTGGCTGCAAGAAAAAACAATAATTACTCAAGTCCTTCAAAATATTCGGCTCGCTTTTTTCGATCCTGAATTTTATGAAGATGTTGCCGTAGAATTTTTGAAATCTGCAACGAATCAAACCGGTATAGAATTGCAAGCGCAGGCAAACTGGAAACTCAATGAAGTAATTCGATTTCTGGAGAAAACAACAAAATCATGATCGCGGATTTGAATAAAAAAATAACTGAAAAATGGATTTCTTTATCCGCTTTGGCTTCAGGAATCGCAGGGCTTCTTATTTTGATTTTGTGCACTTTCCATTCTTTAAAGCCTTCGCTTTGGAATCTTTTTCTTTCATTCTTTTTATTGACTTCAGGAGTCATCTTGTATGCTTTTCATTTGTACAAAGGCAAACTCCCCGGTATCAAAAACAATCAACTCTATACTTCTCCATTGACCTCAAGAGGATGGCTGGCATGGATTCTTGCATTTTTACTCACCGTATTTTATGTTTTGCTTTACTGGTATCCACAATATTTGGGCTTGAGAGAATCCAGCAATTCCGGACTTATCGCCTTGTTTGATCCTTTGAGCCGATTTTTAAAAAATCAGGATGCAAGTCAGTGGTTTGTTTACGGTGTTCTTTATACATGGGCAATTTTAATATTTGGAATCAAATATATTTGGAAGTACAGACACTCAAAGTACCAAATTGTCAGAACGATATCTGTGATGTTTTTTCAGTTTGCTTTTGCATTTCTATTACCAGAACTCATGCTAAGACTCAATCTTCCTTACAATGATTTAAAAAATATGTGGCCATTGAATTATTATTTTTTTGATGGTTGGCGCCTCAATGAATTATTGCAAGCTGGGAATATTGGCGGTTGGATGTTGGTGTGGGGCATTCTCATGGTGGTTTTGATCTCACCGGTCCTGACTTATTTGTATGGTAAACGGTGGTATTGCAGTTGGGTCTGCGGTTGTGGAGGACTTGCTGAAACAGCCGGAGATTCATTTAGACAACTTTCTGACAAATCAATTAGTGCCTGGAAAATAGAAAGATATTTGGTCTATTCGATATTGGTCATTGTGCTGATCATGACTGCAGGAGTTTTGTATTCTTATTTTACAGGTCAGGAAACTTTTCTTTTTATTCAAACTGCTGCGCTTAGAAGTTGGTATGGATTTTTAATCGGTGCTGCATTTTCGGGTGTCATTGGTGTGGGATTTTATCCTCTGATGGGAAGCAGGGTCTGGTGTCGGTTTGGTTGTCCAATGGCCGCTCTATTGGGTATCCAGCAAAAGTTTTTCTCCAGATTTCGCATCACCACCAACGGAGGACAGTGTATATCTTGTGGCAACTGTTCTACTTATTGCGAAATGGGTATTGACGTGCGTGCCTATGCGCAGCGGGGACAGGACATTGTTCGCGCCGCATGTGTCGGTTGTGGTGTTTGCAGTGAGGTATGTCCACGCGGAGTTCTCCGATTGGAAAACGGAAGTGTGGATATTTTTGAGCGAGCGGTGAAAGCAAGGAATGAGGAATGAATATTCAAAGTCTTCACATGGTCTAAAAATAAATAACTACACTTTGCTAAAAATTTGAACAGGTCAGATGCCCAGCTCAATTGGATAATTTCACAAACTATCGTTGGACAATGATCAGTTTTCCTTTTTTATTTTCAACATCCAGAATGTAAACGCCAGCTTGAACATGTTGAAGGTCCACCTTGATTGATTTGCCTCTAAGGATTAGCCCTCCATTGCAATCAAACAATTGGTAACCTGATTCTTTATCAAAAATAATTTGATCGGTCGCAGGATTCGGGTAGAAGTAAGCTGTTTCCTTGTTAGTATTATTTGTGGAACTAATGTTGCAAAATTCTTCGATAAACTTCATCGTGAATCCATGAAACTCTGCCTTTACATTGTGCTCTGCATTTGTCACATCGATTTGGTTTTCCAAATCATTTAACTGGGCAGGATTTAATGTAACAATAGACGGAAACGCGGATGGGTTGGCCAATAAGATTATTCGCAATGAATCACTAAAGTATTTTAAAAAATTGTTTTCATCCAAAAGATCATTGTTTTTAAGATCTTGAAATATATTTTTTGAAAGCGTTTCAGAAATTAAGGAAGACCGGTCGAATCTTTCCGGAAATAGCGGTGATTTTTTGTGTTCCAATAAATGAGCACACGCACCGCGATCCCGATAATTTTTTAAATTGGTTTTAGCCTGGCCATTCCCAACTGGGCCAACGCCAGGATTCCGGTCGTTCTCGCTGATAGAAACAATGTACGGTATTTTGGCGAGCTGGGATAAGATTTCACTGCCTGACGAATTGTGATTAATGGCAGCCTTCCATCCCATTGCATTGACCAGAAACTCTGTAAAAGCACCACCGGCTGAGTATCCAAAAGCAAAATGGTCGGTTTGGAAATCAAATCTTCCGCGAGCGATCAAAGTGTCTCTAACCGCTCTGATGTTTGCAAAATCAATAAGATTTGTATCCAGGCCATAACTCCATCGGAAATTTCCATCGTTGTCGAAATCGATGTCAAAT
This window of the Saprospiraceae bacterium genome carries:
- a CDS encoding heavy-metal-associated domain-containing protein → MKGLWVLFLCLFLGTIVCAQSKNFEQTSFEVGGNCGMCKKNIEKAIKIKGVKKANWDVNTKLLNLYYNPSLISLDQIQLRIAAAGYDTPKYRANDETYNALHECCHYPRK
- a CDS encoding DUF4293 domain-containing protein, coding for MIQRIQTIWLFLASLAFSVALWPSISLVRTPVLEESVLADGRIQIWESHVLSSGAVISLILTVAAIFLYRNRPNQVLIASLAALVQIVLVLLSTFYTTYKLGQFDQMGLDLGVFTGFAGVFLVWLAARAIRKDEEIVKSMDRLR
- a CDS encoding 30S ribosomal protein S20, whose translation is MANHKSALKRIRQNKVTRMANRYYKKTTRTAVQKLRSLTESSEAKKLLPRVISMIDRLAKKNTWHKNKASNLKSSLTKQVARIA
- a CDS encoding 6-carboxytetrahydropterin synthase, translated to MRISVYRKAHFNSAHRLFNPDWSEEKNKEIFGICSSPNFHGHNYEVELKVTGELDKESGILIDLRKLKDLLKEKVEDRYDHKNLNVECPEFKNKVPSAENLCIEIYQLVRPEIPAAMDIAVRLYETPRNYVEFPA
- a CDS encoding T9SS type A sorting domain-containing protein, whose amino-acid sequence is MKIFYCTLFCFMVSKMVSAQITKFEALENPCKIEFITDPNVFEHVCYNKVANRHTRSIELLWERIDVSLTEGWEAYVCDNLNCYPSFVTRCPEENYNAVEPNALMNLDVHVADHEIEGSAHVEVYVFERQDTTQKLKVDYLFNKSLSTKGPARTQLIRMYPNPTQNSFTVDFNYGLSRIEIYNIMGKKLLGFNAIQGKSYDISMLTDGIYMVRLVGQNQQVVKTLKLYKRSERP
- a CDS encoding T9SS type A sorting domain-containing protein — translated: MNRKFTLLILLAFVAFFSLDAQAVRKVLIEEYTSATCPPCASTNPIFDPFLESRGPNVIALKYQSYIPTTGDPMYGHNIPESQARHQFYGINSAPSCRLDGTIPHNGHPINLVINSAPLDSRMAVTSPIELNVNHEVTLDAGKDSMSINVDIKNVSSVDFTGTNYVLHTVITESKIRFPRQAATNGEIEFSHVMRKMIPNQSGTRLTTAITPGETKSFSFRVPVPSYIYSVNELSVVAFVQNAVVSGAGAREVFQAAYSAPKQAQGGYFDINLISGTMKNRVDQCDNSVSYDLEFENVSTDSTPITSIDFVQLNSGVARPRINWSGSLLPGDKASHTFNNLPLNLGSATFNIYIDRINGGAIRDRNVVNNFEDQLRLLTFPNATNGNTLNEGFETGSGTTPVAKTYVQTNGLRIFRASAAQGNNFPHMMGGFGQSAWNMFFAFSDAGSGGLVASLYFDKIDLSQGINTEASWNYAYAVKDANSNDKMELLISTDCGDTWTTVYSDFGSSMASVPVVDVVNSHIPGFWLPLPDQWKAQKVDLSAFDGTPEILVQFRGTGGNGWAYFLDDVNIKNGTSGTQDPGIVQSMKVFPNPVSDRINMDVRMEESAKADIRLFDMQGRFVSQLANGQSLQAGLNNLSYAVDLESGVYSVEVRTAKGLQTQKITVF
- a CDS encoding FAD-dependent oxidoreductase, with the protein product MARICIIGNGISGITAARHLRKKTNHEILVISEESEYFYSRTALMYVYMGHMQWKDLMPYPPDFWTKNRIELLKTRVKTVNFGAKKIHTTEGQALDYEHLIIATGSVPTKYNWPGMELNGVFSLYHRWDLDAIEQWSKNMQEAVIVGGGLIGIELAEMLNSRKIKVTMLVRESEYGSYVLPNEEAKMVSMHIRNHGIDLRLGTQLEQICGKDQVGSVISDQREEIPCQMLGICIGVRPNIDVFQESGLECDLGVLVDDQLRTNFQDVYAIGDCAQLRHPQPGRRAIEPLWYTGRMMGKTAAANIAGEHSSYLPGIWFNSAKFFDIEYQVYGQILPKTPENIQSIYWRHPTKEKSIRINYERESLVVTGFNLMGCRFRQEVCELWLQEKTIITQVLQNIRLAFFDPEFYEDVAVEFLKSATNQTGIELQAQANWKLNEVIRFLEKTTKS
- a CDS encoding 4Fe-4S binding protein, which produces MIADLNKKITEKWISLSALASGIAGLLILILCTFHSLKPSLWNLFLSFFLLTSGVILYAFHLYKGKLPGIKNNQLYTSPLTSRGWLAWILAFLLTVFYVLLYWYPQYLGLRESSNSGLIALFDPLSRFLKNQDASQWFVYGVLYTWAILIFGIKYIWKYRHSKYQIVRTISVMFFQFAFAFLLPELMLRLNLPYNDLKNMWPLNYYFFDGWRLNELLQAGNIGGWMLVWGILMVVLISPVLTYLYGKRWYCSWVCGCGGLAETAGDSFRQLSDKSISAWKIERYLVYSILVIVLIMTAGVLYSYFTGQETFLFIQTAALRSWYGFLIGAAFSGVIGVGFYPLMGSRVWCRFGCPMAALLGIQQKFFSRFRITTNGGQCISCGNCSTYCEMGIDVRAYAQRGQDIVRAACVGCGVCSEVCPRGVLRLENGSVDIFERAVKARNEE